A part of Paenibacillus sp. sptzw28 genomic DNA contains:
- a CDS encoding ABC transporter ATP-binding protein: MEFPTPDNPVVQLKNITKKIGSRTIIDNLSLELNAAEVFGFLGPNGAGKTTTIRMMVGLMSISHGDVIIRGHSVRSDYEKAIRHVGAIVENPEMYKYLSGYQNLLHFSRMVPGITRQRIDEVVELVGLGARIHEKVKTYSLGMRQRLGVAQAIMHKPSLLILDEPTNGLDPAGIRELRDYLRMLSKEEGITVFVSSHLLSEMELMCDRVAIIQAGKLIDVRSIRQEAPLVSDSNRVLFDVDRPDEAVALLSGFGAAREQQAALVNANREQIAAINASLVEAGIKVYGIRVLNKSLEEQFLEMTGGESVV, translated from the coding sequence ATGGAGTTCCCAACACCCGACAACCCGGTTGTTCAATTGAAAAATATTACGAAAAAAATCGGAAGTAGAACGATTATCGACAATTTATCGCTTGAATTGAATGCAGCTGAAGTATTCGGATTCCTTGGCCCCAACGGCGCCGGTAAAACGACGACGATTCGGATGATGGTAGGTCTTATGTCCATTTCCCATGGCGACGTTATAATACGCGGGCACAGTGTCCGCTCCGATTATGAGAAGGCCATCCGGCATGTTGGCGCGATTGTTGAAAATCCCGAAATGTACAAGTATTTGTCGGGCTATCAGAACTTGCTTCACTTCTCCCGCATGGTCCCCGGCATAACCCGGCAGCGAATTGACGAGGTGGTGGAGCTGGTCGGCCTCGGTGCCCGTATTCACGAGAAAGTGAAGACTTACTCGCTCGGGATGCGGCAGCGGCTCGGCGTAGCTCAGGCAATCATGCATAAGCCTTCGCTGCTCATACTGGACGAGCCTACGAACGGTCTGGATCCGGCGGGTATCCGCGAGCTTCGCGATTATTTGCGAATGTTGTCCAAAGAAGAAGGGATAACCGTCTTCGTGTCCAGCCATCTGCTGAGCGAGATGGAGCTGATGTGCGACCGCGTCGCTATTATCCAGGCCGGCAAATTGATCGATGTGCGGAGCATCCGGCAGGAGGCGCCGCTTGTCAGCGATTCGAACCGGGTGTTGTTTGATGTCGACCGCCCCGACGAAGCTGTCGCGCTGCTGTCCGGATTCGGAGCTGCGCGCGAGCAGCAAGCTGCGCTTGTGAATGCGAACAGGGAACAGATCGCAGCAATCAACGCCTCGCTTGTGGAGGCTGGAATCAAGGTGTACGGTATCCGCGTCCTGAACAAGTCGCTGGAAGAGCAGTTCCTTGAAATGACGGGAGGCGAAAGCGTTGTTTAA
- the cls gene encoding cardiolipin synthase: MVWAVLALLIFIFQIATILILEFRRPSKMVAWLLISFILPIIGFVLYYFLAQEYQRRRTVRKSRVIAEAMRLQALMRCTLVHRAGDMSNKQFVHQERLFRLLQSMTLSPITGCNKTRVLTNGHDTYEAILEAIEKAKHHIHLDYYTIRSDNIGGRFKDALIRKAEEGIEVRIIYDGVGSLELDGRFLSEIEKAGIQTECFLTPRLAFFDKRINYRNHRKIVIVDGLTGFIGGINIGDEYLGGNPKLGYWRDTHIQITGDAVYFLQDVFMRDWWYTAKERLSGEQYLPKHGCLGTEQVQIVSSGPNSTVDAILECVFSAIAVAKSRIYISTPYFIPDPSVLMGLRIAALSGVDVRLIIPYVADSRLVLAATLSYVEDLLDAGVRVYRYKKGFIHAKVLLVDDLLALVGSANFDMRSFFSNFELNALLFDDKAIKRLDDDFLQDLKDSEELNLSRFKRRPRWQKAGEAIARMLSPLL, from the coding sequence ATGGTTTGGGCAGTGCTTGCACTCCTTATATTTATTTTCCAAATTGCGACGATTCTCATCCTGGAATTCCGAAGGCCCTCCAAGATGGTTGCATGGCTTCTTATTTCGTTTATTTTGCCGATTATCGGTTTCGTCCTGTATTATTTTCTCGCGCAAGAATACCAGCGGCGGCGCACCGTGCGCAAGAGCAGAGTTATTGCGGAGGCAATGCGGCTGCAGGCGCTGATGCGCTGCACGCTTGTTCACCGTGCGGGCGATATGAGCAATAAACAGTTCGTGCACCAGGAACGGTTGTTCCGCCTGCTGCAAAGCATGACGTTATCGCCGATAACAGGCTGTAACAAAACGAGGGTTTTGACGAACGGCCACGATACATACGAAGCAATATTGGAAGCGATAGAGAAGGCGAAGCACCACATTCACCTTGATTATTATACAATCCGCAGCGATAACATAGGAGGACGGTTCAAGGACGCTCTCATTCGGAAAGCGGAAGAGGGAATCGAGGTTCGGATTATTTACGACGGGGTCGGCAGCCTAGAGCTGGACGGCCGTTTTTTATCGGAAATAGAGAAGGCGGGCATTCAGACCGAGTGCTTTCTGACGCCGCGCCTAGCCTTCTTCGACAAGAGGATCAATTACCGCAACCATCGAAAAATCGTCATCGTGGACGGGCTTACCGGTTTCATCGGCGGGATCAATATCGGAGACGAATATTTGGGCGGCAACCCGAAACTCGGATACTGGCGCGATACCCATATCCAAATTACAGGGGATGCCGTTTATTTCCTGCAGGATGTGTTCATGCGGGATTGGTGGTATACCGCGAAGGAGAGGCTCAGCGGAGAGCAGTATTTGCCGAAGCACGGCTGCCTCGGAACAGAGCAGGTACAGATCGTCTCAAGCGGTCCGAACAGCACCGTTGATGCGATTCTTGAATGTGTATTCTCAGCGATAGCGGTTGCCAAGTCGCGAATTTATATTTCTACCCCGTATTTCATACCCGATCCTAGTGTGCTCATGGGGCTTCGGATCGCAGCGCTGAGCGGGGTGGACGTTCGCCTTATTATTCCGTATGTGGCGGATTCACGGCTCGTATTGGCCGCAACGCTCTCCTATGTCGAGGATTTGCTCGATGCAGGGGTAAGAGTCTACCGGTATAAGAAAGGATTCATTCACGCCAAGGTGCTCCTGGTTGACGATCTATTAGCCCTTGTCGGCTCGGCCAATTTTGATATGCGCAGCTTCTTCAGCAATTTTGAGCTTAACGCATTGTTGTTTGATGACAAGGCGATTAAACGGCTGGACGATGATTTCCTGCAGGATTTGAAGGACAGCGAAGAGTTGAACCTCTCCCGGTTCAAGCGGCGGCCCCGCTGGCAGAAGGCCGGCGAGGCCATTGCGCGGATGCTATCTCCGCTGCTGTAA
- a CDS encoding ABC transporter permease → MFNFLQLVRNENMKIYRRPRTWVMYGIIVLLLLGISVIAKFVGTGDPNNWSMMQLESSILLSIITIFTVVASADSVAGEFSSGTIKLLLIRPWSRSKILLSKYVSLLLFALLMTIVLFLLSLFVNIFLFGYDGSSDAVSRVLGVNRDLPPLAYMLLYYVYQSVALVITVTLSFMLSTIFRSGGLAIGLSLFVLLAGGTITGLLSMLDYSWIKYILFINMNLTQYLNQTPTIQGMTLGFSLSVLAVYYAVFIALTWLIFNKRDVAA, encoded by the coding sequence TTGTTTAATTTTTTGCAGCTTGTACGCAACGAGAATATGAAGATATACCGGCGGCCCCGGACCTGGGTCATGTACGGCATCATCGTGCTGCTGCTGCTCGGAATATCCGTTATCGCTAAATTCGTCGGCACCGGCGACCCGAACAACTGGTCCATGATGCAGCTGGAATCGTCGATTTTGTTGTCCATTATCACGATTTTTACTGTCGTCGCTTCCGCCGACAGCGTAGCCGGAGAGTTCTCAAGCGGTACCATTAAGCTTCTGCTCATTCGTCCCTGGAGCCGCTCCAAGATTTTGCTCTCCAAGTATGTCAGTCTGCTGCTGTTTGCCCTCCTGATGACAATTGTTCTGTTCTTGCTATCGCTGTTCGTAAATATATTTCTGTTCGGTTATGACGGAAGCAGTGATGCAGTAAGCAGGGTTCTGGGAGTCAATCGCGACCTTCCGCCGCTTGCATATATGCTGTTGTATTATGTATATCAATCCGTGGCGCTCGTTATTACGGTAACCCTATCATTCATGCTGTCCACGATCTTCCGCAGCGGAGGGCTGGCCATCGGGCTTTCCTTATTCGTCCTGCTCGCCGGCGGGACGATCACGGGCTTGCTCAGCATGCTCGATTACAGCTGGATCAAGTACATTTTATTCATCAATATGAATTTGACGCAATATCTAAACCAGACCCCAACGATCCAGGGGATGACGCTCGGCTTCTCGCTGTCGGTGCTCGCCGTATATTACGCCGTTTTCATTGCATTGACATGGCTCATCTTCAACAAGCGGGATGTTGCCGCATAA
- a CDS encoding polymer-forming cytoskeletal protein — translation MFKENKRLTATDTLIGQGTQIEGKLTSEAGIRIEGEYRGDIECSGDVIIGECGIAKSNIKARDIIIAGKVFGEIVTKGRLTITASGQLHGNVTAHTLLIQDGGTFNGSCRMERAQEAKARPAADGEQAQQQAKEADIKEKAKQAV, via the coding sequence ATGTTTAAAGAGAACAAGAGGTTGACTGCGACCGACACCCTGATCGGACAAGGAACACAGATTGAAGGTAAGTTGACCAGCGAAGCCGGGATTCGCATCGAGGGCGAATACAGGGGAGATATCGAGTGCAGCGGTGACGTCATCATCGGCGAATGCGGAATTGCAAAATCGAATATCAAGGCAAGAGATATAATCATCGCAGGTAAAGTATTCGGAGAGATCGTTACGAAGGGGCGGCTTACGATTACGGCTTCCGGGCAGCTTCACGGCAACGTTACTGCGCATACGCTTCTCATCCAGGACGGCGGGACGTTCAACGGCAGCTGCCGGATGGAACGCGCTCAAGAGGCTAAAGCCCGCCCGGCTGCAGACGGCGAACAGGCGCAGCAGCAAGCGAAAGAAGCGGACATAAAGGAGAAAGCAAAGCAAGCCGTATAA
- a CDS encoding FAD-binding oxidoreductase, with protein sequence MRELYYGRLYWPELVKEHFSYPPLDSDKQVTVAIIGGGISGAVCAYVLAKSGIDACILERGEVAGGSTSANSGLLQFSSDIMLVDLIRQIGEKDAVSFYKASRQALEQLAAIVAELKTDVGYTTRSSLYYASAEEDEPKLRSEYEKLRSCGFEVEYWGPRTIGERYPFHKPGAIWTCGGDAEINPLQFVYAVAEGSCSMGQAIYERTEVVAHETLVNGVHRLKTSSGAAVDADHVIYAIGYEPEELKGRLIKADLNRTYAIATGPQHELAAWYGRSLIWETSRPNFYMRTTPEGRVIAGGLDEEAPRPLQDDEAMRKRSDKLLARIQEHFPGFQAPAEFEWTGIFGESRDNLPFIGEDPNRPGVYYCLGYGGNGTTYSLMASTLLHDLICGSDHPIAQIVRLDRPSLQKIQS encoded by the coding sequence ATGCGGGAATTATATTATGGCCGTTTATACTGGCCGGAATTGGTGAAGGAACACTTCTCCTACCCCCCGCTCGACTCGGATAAGCAAGTAACGGTCGCTATAATCGGCGGCGGCATATCGGGCGCGGTATGCGCCTATGTTCTGGCCAAGAGCGGCATTGATGCCTGCATACTTGAACGAGGCGAGGTGGCAGGAGGCAGTACGTCCGCAAATTCGGGACTTTTGCAATTTTCCAGCGATATAATGCTGGTTGATCTCATCCGGCAAATCGGCGAAAAGGACGCGGTAAGCTTTTATAAAGCCAGCAGGCAGGCGCTCGAACAGCTCGCTGCGATCGTGGCGGAACTTAAAACCGATGTCGGGTACACGACCCGAAGCAGCTTATACTATGCCAGTGCCGAAGAGGACGAGCCGAAGCTGAGGAGTGAATACGAGAAGCTTAGAAGCTGCGGGTTTGAAGTCGAGTACTGGGGCCCTCGCACAATCGGCGAGCGATATCCTTTTCATAAGCCGGGCGCAATCTGGACTTGCGGCGGCGATGCGGAAATTAATCCGCTCCAATTCGTATACGCGGTTGCAGAAGGCTCCTGCAGCATGGGACAAGCTATTTACGAGCGGACCGAGGTCGTGGCGCACGAGACGCTGGTGAACGGGGTCCATAGGTTGAAGACATCCTCGGGTGCAGCAGTCGATGCGGATCACGTCATTTATGCGATCGGCTATGAACCGGAGGAGCTTAAAGGGCGGCTCATCAAAGCTGACTTAAACCGGACTTACGCGATCGCGACCGGGCCTCAGCATGAGCTTGCCGCTTGGTACGGACGGAGCCTGATCTGGGAGACTTCGCGGCCTAATTTCTATATGCGCACCACGCCGGAGGGCCGCGTCATTGCCGGCGGCCTCGACGAAGAGGCTCCGAGGCCTTTGCAGGACGATGAAGCGATGCGCAAACGCTCTGACAAGCTGCTCGCACGAATACAAGAGCATTTCCCGGGATTTCAGGCTCCGGCCGAATTCGAATGGACCGGAATATTCGGGGAATCGAGGGACAATTTGCCGTTCATCGGCGAAGATCCGAACCGTCCCGGCGTCTACTACTGCCTTGGATACGGCGGTAACGGCACTACATACAGCTTGATGGCCTCCACGCTGCTCCATGACCTAATATGCGGATCTGACCATCCGATCGCTCAAATTGTCAGGCTGGACCGGCCATCACTGCAAAAGATACAGTCGTGA
- a CDS encoding UDP-glucose/GDP-mannose dehydrogenase family protein has product MEIAVIGSGYVGLVSGVCFARMGHRVVCIDRDEYKIDMLSAGRLMIYEPGLSEQLQRQLEEHRLFFTTSMTAVASADIVVLAVGTPQSADGESDLSDLEEAVRSMAVYLSGHTYVMTKSTVPVGTNERIEGWIGEITDEKVDVLSVPEFMREGSALEDTMNPERIVIGSRNPLASEVIAALYRPLTGEFVITDLRTAEMIKYASNAFLATKISFINEMANLCDKVGADVVTVAEGMGKDSRIGPSFLKAGIGYGGSCFPKDTNALLQIAGRVDYDFKLLKAVIEVNRNQRMTICNLLSEELGPLRGKIIAVWGASFKPHTDDVRFSPAVETVRHLLREGAVIRMSDPAAEHNFRRECEDNLISWHIDPLDAAIGAEAVCLLTEWPQFTTIDLNELTRRMKSPLLIDGRNVFTRDRMEGSGIRYIGIGRPEMRGSM; this is encoded by the coding sequence ATGGAAATCGCGGTAATCGGATCAGGCTACGTCGGATTGGTGAGCGGCGTCTGTTTCGCTCGGATGGGGCATCGCGTAGTTTGTATCGATCGCGACGAGTACAAAATAGACATGCTGTCCGCCGGCCGTCTAATGATATATGAGCCGGGGCTTTCCGAACAACTGCAGCGTCAGCTCGAGGAGCATCGTCTCTTCTTTACGACCTCCATGACAGCCGTGGCATCCGCGGATATTGTCGTTCTAGCGGTAGGCACGCCGCAGAGCGCTGATGGAGAAAGCGACTTGTCCGATTTGGAAGAGGCTGTCCGCTCGATGGCCGTTTATTTGTCGGGTCACACATATGTGATGACCAAAAGCACAGTTCCGGTAGGAACGAATGAGCGTATCGAGGGCTGGATCGGGGAGATTACGGATGAGAAGGTCGACGTACTGTCCGTACCTGAATTTATGCGTGAAGGTTCCGCACTTGAGGATACGATGAACCCTGAGCGAATTGTTATCGGTTCACGCAATCCTCTTGCCTCGGAAGTCATCGCCGCTTTGTACCGTCCGCTAACAGGCGAGTTCGTCATCACCGACTTGCGTACGGCCGAGATGATTAAATACGCTTCAAATGCTTTTCTGGCCACAAAAATATCTTTTATAAACGAAATGGCGAATCTGTGCGACAAAGTCGGTGCGGACGTGGTGACCGTTGCCGAAGGCATGGGCAAGGACAGCCGCATTGGGCCGTCGTTCCTCAAAGCGGGAATCGGTTACGGCGGTTCTTGCTTTCCAAAGGATACGAATGCGCTGCTTCAAATCGCCGGCCGTGTCGATTATGATTTTAAGCTGCTCAAAGCCGTCATTGAAGTGAATAGAAACCAGCGGATGACGATATGTAATTTATTAAGCGAAGAGCTGGGGCCGCTTCGAGGCAAAATAATTGCCGTCTGGGGAGCATCCTTCAAGCCCCATACCGACGATGTGCGCTTCTCGCCCGCGGTTGAAACCGTGCGGCATTTGCTGCGGGAGGGGGCCGTTATTCGGATGAGCGATCCGGCTGCGGAGCACAATTTCCGCAGGGAATGCGAGGATAATCTGATTAGCTGGCATATCGATCCGCTTGATGCGGCGATCGGTGCAGAGGCGGTCTGTTTACTTACGGAATGGCCGCAATTTACGACAATCGATTTGAATGAATTAACTCGGAGGATGAAGAGTCCTCTGCTGATCGACGGGCGCAATGTGTTTACACGCGACCGGATGGAAGGGTCCGGCATTCGTTACATTGGTATAGGGAGACCGGAAATGCGCGGCTCAATGTAA
- a CDS encoding M23 family metallopeptidase, with protein sequence MLKRARGNKWSLLIMRGADQNVKQFRMSKRSVVAAPAAALLAVSGCIAGLQFRSSYQIDQAEDAMVRQSAAFSQTVEAKEKSIAGLQKEIDRLKKQSSDMKMKLADLQELEEKLKQFTEAYGGMVGSGGSTDIPKERYRAESYSVDKKTSSMVKLASESDLDFRAISSMVDSMEKLMAESLRKEQERRAKLAALPSGWPTVSHTLTSGFGYRTDPFTGRSMFHAGIDIGGKSGDPVFAAANGTVIETGFDSAKGNFIVIAHRGKLKTVYYHLKRIDVKRNDYVLRGEKIGLVGSTGRSTGPHLHFQIMQEDEPVNPFKYLRLVKED encoded by the coding sequence ATGTTAAAACGAGCTCGGGGAAACAAGTGGTCGCTTCTCATCATGCGTGGCGCCGACCAGAATGTGAAGCAGTTCCGCATGTCGAAACGATCCGTTGTCGCTGCGCCCGCCGCCGCCTTACTGGCGGTATCGGGCTGTATCGCCGGGCTGCAGTTCCGTTCCTCATATCAAATCGATCAGGCGGAGGATGCAATGGTCCGTCAATCGGCAGCCTTCTCGCAAACCGTCGAAGCGAAAGAAAAAAGCATCGCTGGGCTGCAAAAGGAAATCGACCGTCTGAAAAAGCAATCATCCGATATGAAAATGAAGCTCGCAGATCTTCAGGAGCTTGAGGAGAAGCTGAAGCAATTTACGGAAGCTTACGGCGGAATGGTTGGGAGCGGGGGATCGACGGACATACCGAAGGAACGGTATAGGGCGGAAAGCTACTCCGTCGATAAGAAAACAAGCAGTATGGTCAAGCTGGCAAGCGAATCCGATCTCGATTTTCGCGCTATATCAAGCATGGTTGATTCGATGGAGAAATTGATGGCCGAATCGCTTCGCAAGGAACAGGAGCGACGTGCCAAGCTTGCCGCTCTGCCTTCGGGCTGGCCGACAGTCTCGCATACGCTCACTTCAGGATTCGGCTACCGTACCGATCCGTTCACCGGGCGTTCGATGTTTCACGCAGGCATCGATATAGGCGGCAAATCAGGCGATCCCGTGTTTGCCGCCGCGAACGGCACCGTTATCGAAACCGGTTTCGACTCGGCCAAAGGCAACTTTATCGTTATCGCTCACCGGGGCAAGCTGAAAACGGTCTACTATCATTTAAAACGGATTGATGTAAAGCGAAACGACTACGTGCTCCGCGGCGAGAAAATCGGATTGGTCGGATCCACCGGCAGAAGCACCGGGCCTCACCTGCATTTTCAAATCATGCAGGAGGACGAACCCGTCAATCCATTCAAATATCTGAGATTGGTGAAGGAGGACTGA